A genomic segment from Malus domestica chromosome 05, GDT2T_hap1 encodes:
- the LOC103402173 gene encoding dof zinc finger protein DOF3.5: protein MFTDPTVKQMLQCPPSGQGQFMMMEMKRPWNKSHIEVAPNCPRCASSNTKFCYYNNYSLSQPRYFCKGCRRYWTKGGSLRNVPVGGGCRKNRRGKATRLSQTDSASLSYFQHHNSSSGTEDDPSGNNQPGGSNASDIDLAVVFAKFLNHNSTTPDDHYHDPNLVISSSALNDHDGSQNSSKAGDLVEAVDHYLLEGHQQSQEENVQTFMGINHNDDMNIHEFELQGLPVDEDQVVQDVFWSDDATMSSLASSTASFTWQPMVHLQELDCSLPSDDDQMKISTNLCGDNWSTFDFSGFEVFSRS, encoded by the coding sequence ATGTTCACAGATCCTACTGTTAAACAAATGCTACAGTGCCCTCCATCTGGGCAAGGGCAATTCATGATGATGGAGATGAAGAGACCATGGAACAAATCCCATATTGAGGTTGCCCCAAACTGCCCTCGATGTGCCTCTTCCAACACCAAATTTTGCTATTACAACAACTACAGCCTCTCACAGCCAAGGTACTTTTGCAAAGGGTGCAGGAGATATTGGACAAAAGGAGGCTCCTTACGCAACGTCCCAGTTGGTGGTGGCTGCCGCAAGAACCGCCGTGGTAAAGCGACCAGGCTCTCACAGACTGACAGCGCTTCATTAAGTTACTTTCAGCATCACAACTCATCAAGTGGTACTGAAGATGATCCGTCCGGAAATAATCAGCCAGGTGGATCTAATGCATCAGATATTGATTTGGCTGTTGTGTTTGCCAAATTCTTAAACCACAACTCCACTACCCCTGATGATCATTATCATGACCCCAATTTGGTAATTTCAAGCTCAGCATTGAACGATCACGATGGCTCACAAAATTCTTCCAAGGCTGGTGATCTTGTTGAAGCAGTTGATCATTATTTACTTGAAGGACATCAACAATCACAGGAAGAAAATGTTCAAACTTTTATGGGAATTAATCACAATGATGATATGAACATTCATGAATTTGAGTTACAGGGTTTACCAGTAGACGAAGACCAAGTGGTGCAAGATGTGTTTTGGTCCGATGATGCAACGATGTCGTCTTTGGCAAGCAGTACTGCTAGTTTTACATGGCAACCGATGGTGCATTTGCAAGAGTTGGACTGTTCACTACCATCAGACGATGATCAAATGAAGATATCGACCAATTTATGTGGCGATAATTGGAGCACCTTTGATTTCTCAGGGTTTGAAGTTTTCTCACGATCTTAA